The genomic window GGATATAACTAATAACGAAAATGGGGTCAAAAGAATAATCAAACCACCGTATAAAGATTCATTAAACATTCATAATGGACATAAACAAGATAGgatgaataaatattatatatttgaaacaaaaaaatattcttatcttgaaaaaaagatatttaaagatcttgattttttaaattttcttaataacaACAGGACAATCAGTGATAaaacttacaaaaaaataataattaaaaagtgtGGATTAAGATTTTCATTacctttattattgttattatttttaacattatcTCTGATATTAGGTCTTTCTGGGATGAGTATTGTACCTATATCTAAGTTGTTATCAGTAGTGTCAGAGATCCATGGATCTAAAGGTTGGATTTCCGTTTTTGGCTCATGGTTAAAGAGTACCCCACCTTTTTCTGAGTTGTTCAAAGTTATGCAAGGCCAAAAAGTTTTAAACAAATTTGTAACGaatttttttggttttatGATACACGTCGTACCTTTTATAATATTgggatttatttttatattagcaGTTGTTTATTACCATAggaaagttaaaaaatatgaaagaatTAAATTCAGGAAAAGATAAAACTTATAGTAAGGGATATATTACTTTCTGTAGTGATAtctttaataaatgtaattgCTTTAATATCTAtaggtataaataaattcaccatactcataattttttaatttttataaatgcaCCTACTTGCATAAATCCTTTTTTACATACAATAGTCTAAATGTAGGTTCTTGAATATTTTGAGaactttaattttataatatatttaaacatgtatttttatgaactgtttaaatttaattaaatattatattttaatgtatatatatattcctataTAAAGTATATGTTTGAGCTCTATAATTACTTTATAATAGAacaattcatataatttattgaaGTAGTGCATGGTTCAGGTTTTAGGTTTTGGTgtttagggtttagggttttTGAAAATGAATATACACTCTCCACAATCATACAGTAATATACAGGaatatacctatatatttttgatattttttatttttgtaaatttattatgtgatatattaatatcttATAAAAGAtgtataaaaacatatattctttatattaagaaaaaataaattgatcaatttaataatgataaagtTTTAGACAAAGCAAAActgaaaaaaagtattatttttttttggataatttataaaaatacagcATTGTTCCtaataatgaattatattttaatacgatgtattttaaaagttaCTCCATTTTTCATACTTTGTTAATTAAATGAGTGTAATAAATGAGGTTCTACATGCATTTATTTCTCtagtaaatttaataaatacaattcatttattaatttatatatttcatagaatctagttaaatttataatataatatatataaatttttaagttataacatttatatgaaCTTAATAGATTATAATTAACTTAAAGTAATAACCCatgcattttttattcttcctaaaaaatattattaagacaaaacgaaaaagatattagcatatatgtacagtTCTTAATGTAGAAATTGAAAGTATAGCTAATAATAACTTTAACGTAAAAAttcgttattattattattatttattaccacaattttttgaaaaattttattttatgtaaacattatgtatatgaataGATACATGGAATAATTCTATATAAGCAGCATAGATTTTcaacattattaatatttcttttaaatatgtataattaattaaatgaaatatattaaaaattaaatagatAGATACAAAGATTTTtcatttagaaatatttatgtaaattattttaaatttaaaattgtatttttaaaaaattttggtgcaaaaataaaaaatcaacctttattttttagtacaatatatatttcttcttaGATTAGAAAGTgccatataaattttatttgtttaattatattatagcCTATAAAAGATTGTATGTGTTCACGGAATAACAAAATCATATATTGTAACTagtgtattaaaaaatattgatttCTTAGTTTATTGTcgatattattatattgttataataaataatattttttagtaataataacttCCAAAATATAATGCACATAATATAggtataaataatagtatgattcctttaaaaatagtaattattGTCTTAATGTATGgaggaatatattatatatatatatattctctacattatgcataatatatatactcaatATTTCcacataataagaaaaaagatatttattttttagtttattacgaaaatgataatagaataattaattagTGGAATACGTTTTATAAACAAAGTActtatttcaaatatttacgaacatattcatattctattttaatgatacttatttgttttttttaattacgattaaaactaattttatataatacatttttaaatttatttttctttggGGTCGTTGTATAGTATATtgtaattacatatttatcattgtttgcaaaattataaaatattataataaacacaaattaaataaataattatagtgTACTTTTtcgtaaaataatattatatcacTATTAGTTTTTTATGTTTTGAATAAATCAGTATATGAAAGATCTGTATAATGGATAGAAAAATTCAGTTGTTCCCTTttgcaaaaatttttacttttgtcCTTTTAACATGAACATCCCATTTTAACAATGATACGGAATAGTAATATGatataatcatatttattattatttatatgtgtactGATTCGTTtgtattaacatttttatttagtattattaattcaaataaatagtatatatgtgcattattcttttatagtACAATTAGAAAATCCCAGTATGAGAACTATATTCTTGgtataaagttaaaaaaaagaaattatcgatcactagaataatataaaaaaaataagtatttaaataatgtttGTTTGAAAGAagatatatcaaataatataaagtgcgaaaaaaatgatatatgt from Plasmodium malariae genome assembly, chromosome: 13 includes these protein-coding regions:
- the PmUG01_13067000 gene encoding fam-l protein; amino-acid sequence: MEQKFMLFFLIKITIFIYLSGICYLNIHMSMFRKSMHEKHNNRNMFFMRTYRLLTKCKKNKDSNFVRLKEEIPNNEVYERKDITNNENGVKRIIKPPYKDSLNIHNGHKQDRMNKYYIFETKKYSYLEKKIFKDLDFLNFLNNNRTISDKTYKKIIIKKCGLRFSLPLLLLLFLTLSLILGLSGMSIVPISKLLSVVSEIHGSKGWISVFGSWLKSTPPFSELFKVMQGQKVLNKFVTNFFGFMIHVVPFIILGFIFILAVVYYHRKVKKYERIKFRKR